The following DNA comes from Agromyces mangrovi.
AACCCCGATGTCGCCGCCGGAGTCGCACAGTTCCTCACCCCGGTCGTGCACCAGCTGGTCGCCCTCGCCGTCAACGGCAAGCAGGCGCACTGGCACGTGCGCGGGCCGAACTTCATCGCCGTGCACGAGCTGCTCGACGACGTGGTCGCCCACGCCCAAGCCTGGTCGGACCTCGCCGCCGAGCGGGTGGTGGCCCTCGGGCTGCCGATCGACGCCCGCCTCGCGACGGTCGCCGAGAAGTCGGGCGCGGTGAACCCCAAGGCGGGCTTCCAGCAGGCGGAACCCACCATCGAGCAGGTCGTCGCACAGATCGACCTCGCGATCGAGAAGGTGAACGCCGCGGTCGACGGCCTCGACGACCTCGACCTGGCGAGCCAGGACATCGCCATCGAGATCCGTCAGGGGCTCGACAAGGACCGCTGGTTCCTGTTCTCGCACATCAGCGTCGACTGAACGGCTGTCGACTGAGACCGACACGGATGCCGCGGGCGCACGCCCGCTCGCACGGCCCGGCCCGCACCCGCGGTGCCGGGCCGTCGCGCGTCAGCGGCCGACGTCAGCGCTGCAGCCAGGCGAGCACCGCGAGCACGCGGCGGTGGTCGGAACCGGAGTCCTCGAGGCCGAGCTTGGCGAAGATCGAGGTGACGTTCTTCTCGACCGCGCCGACGCCGATGTAGAGCTGCTGGGCGATGCCGCCGTTCGTGCGCCCCTCGGCCATGAGCGCGAGCACCTCGCGCTCACGCGGCGTGAGCGTGGCGAGCGGGTCGGCCCGACGCCCGATCAGCTCCTTCACGACCTGCGGGTCGAGCACCGTGCCGCCCTGGCTGACCCGCGTGACCGCATCCTCGAGCTCGTCGAGCGAGGCGACACGGTCCTTCAGCAGGTAGCCCATGCCGCCCTCCCCCGACGACAGCAGCTCCTGCGCGTACGTGCCCTCGATGTACTGGCTGAGCAGCAGCACGCCGAGGCGGGGCATCCGCTTCCGCAGCTCGAGCGCGGCGCGCACGCCCTCGTCGCGGAACGTCGGCGGCATGCGCACGTCGAGCACGGCGATGTCGGGCGCGAGCGTCTCGATCTCGGCGAGCAGCTCGTCGGCG
Coding sequences within:
- a CDS encoding Dps family protein, with the protein product MTDTHVPPQASSNPDVAAGVAQFLTPVVHQLVALAVNGKQAHWHVRGPNFIAVHELLDDVVAHAQAWSDLAAERVVALGLPIDARLATVAEKSGAVNPKAGFQQAEPTIEQVVAQIDLAIEKVNAAVDGLDDLDLASQDIAIEIRQGLDKDRWFLFSHISVD
- a CDS encoding response regulator transcription factor gives rise to the protein MTDAALRVVLAEDSVLLREGLVRLFDEAGFETVGSYGDADELLAEIETLAPDIAVLDVRMPPTFRDEGVRAALELRKRMPRLGVLLLSQYIEGTYAQELLSSGEGGMGYLLKDRVASLDELEDAVTRVSQGGTVLDPQVVKELIGRRADPLATLTPREREVLALMAEGRTNGGIAQQLYIGVGAVEKNVTSIFAKLGLEDSGSDHRRVLAVLAWLQR